The following coding sequences lie in one Arabidopsis thaliana chromosome 3, partial sequence genomic window:
- a CDS encoding Glycosyl hydrolase family protein (Glycosyl hydrolase family protein; FUNCTIONS IN: hydrolase activity, hydrolyzing O-glycosyl compounds; INVOLVED IN: carbohydrate metabolic process; EXPRESSED IN: sperm cell, pollen tube; CONTAINS InterPro DOMAIN/s: Glycoside hydrolase, family 3, C-terminal (InterPro:IPR002772), Glycoside hydrolase, family 3, N-terminal (InterPro:IPR001764), Glycoside hydrolase, catalytic core (InterPro:IPR017853); BEST Arabidopsis thaliana protein match is: Glycosyl hydrolase family protein (TAIR:AT3G47000.1); Has 9264 Blast hits to 9259 proteins in 1571 species: Archae - 67; Bacteria - 5916; Metazoa - 13; Fungi - 1233; Plants - 446; Viruses - 0; Other Eukaryotes - 1589 (source: NCBI BLink).), with protein sequence MVDNEKSYVYKNREAPVEARVKDLLSRMTLAEKIGQMTLIERSVASEAVIRDFSIGSVLNRAGGWPFEDAKSSNWADMIDGFQRSALESRLGIPIIYGIDAVHGNNDVYGATIFPHNIGLGATRDADLVKRIGAATALEVRACGAHWAFAPCVAVVKDPRWGRCYESYGEVAQIVSEMTSLVSGLQGEPSKDHTNGYPFLAGRKNVVACAKHFVGDGGTNKAINEGNTILRYEDLERKHIAPYKKCISQGVSTVMASYSSWNGDKLHSHYFLLTEILKQKLGFKGYVVSDWEGLDRLSDPPGSNYRNCVKIGINAGIDMVMVPFKYEQFRNDLIDLVESGEVSMARVNDAVERILRVKFVAGLFEFPLTDRSLLPTVGCKVSSLVLKCY encoded by the exons atggTTGACAATGAGAAGTCATATGTTTACAAGAACCGGGAAGCGCCAGTGGAGGCGCGTGTAAAGGACCTTCTCTCTCGGATGACTCTGGCTGAAAAAATCGGCCAGATGACTTTGATCGAACGTAGCGTCGCTTCTGAGGCCGTGATAAGAGATTTCTCCATCG GTAGTGTATTGAACCGCGCAGGAGGTTGGCCATTTGAGGATGCAAAGTCGTCGAATTGGGCGGATATGATCGACGGCTTCCAGCGATCAGCGTTAGAGTCGCGTTTGGGAATTCCGATAATTTACGGCATTGACGCTGTTCATGGCAACAATGACGTCTACGGCGCCACCATCTTTCCCCACAATATTGGTCTCGGCGCCACTAG AGACGCGGATTTGGTCAAAAGAATTGGAGCTGCAACAGCACTTGAAGTAAGGGCGTGCGGTGCTCACTGGGCGTTTGCTCCTTGCGTCGCA GTGGTGAAAGATCCGAGATGGGGAAGATGCTATGAGAGCTATGGTGAAGTTGCTCAAATTGTTTCTGAGATGACTTCACTTGTCTCGGGTCTACAAGGGGAGCCATCCAAAGACCACACAAATGGTTACCCTTTTCTTGCAGGAag AAAAAACGTGGTTGCGTGTGCCAAGCACTTTGTTGGAGATGGTGGTACCAATAAGGCCATAAATGAAGGAAACACCATTTTGCGGTACGAAGACTTGGAGAGAAAACACATTGCTCCCTATAAGAAGTGTATTTCTCAAGGAGTCTCTACCGTTATGGCCTCTTACTCCAGTTGGAACGGAGATAAACTTCACTCACACTACTTCCTCTTAACGGaaattctcaaacaaaaacttggtTTCAAG GGTTATGTAGTTTCGGACTGGGAAGGTTTGGACCGGCTTAGCGACCCACCAGGTTCAAACTACCGCAACTGCGTCAAAATAGGGATTAATGCTGGAATCGATATG GTGATGGTACCTTTCAAGTATGAACAGTTTAGAAATGACTTGATAGATCTAGTGGAGTCAGGGGAAGTATCGATGGCTCGTGTTAATGACGCTGTTGAAAGAATACTTAGAGTAAAGTTTGTTGCAGGACTCTTCGAATTTCCTCTTACAGATCGATCTTTGTTACCTACTGTTGGTTGCAAGGTGAGCTCTCTTGTTCTGAAATGCTATTAA